A genomic region of Mycolicibacterium poriferae contains the following coding sequences:
- a CDS encoding carbon-nitrogen hydrolase family protein: MSLTAAIAQFAPGEDKAANVDTMIGLLTQAAERGAQLVVLPEFAVFTASAMDDRFVDSAEPLDGPSVTRLARASAELGVSVVVGLNEPAGDGRIHNTLVALQDGAIAAVYRKVHLYDAFGYKESDRVLAADPSTPELLELDGFRIGMQTCYDLRFPETTRWLVDAGADVIALPAEWVPGPLKEYHWNTLLRARAIENTVYVVAADQIAPGGSGNSAILDPMGIPLAGLGEAEGVGVAVLERDRLDTVRTINPALTLRRYRVEPGR; this comes from the coding sequence ATGAGCCTGACCGCAGCGATCGCTCAGTTCGCGCCCGGCGAGGACAAAGCGGCGAACGTCGACACGATGATTGGCCTGCTGACACAGGCTGCCGAGCGGGGCGCACAGCTCGTCGTGCTGCCCGAGTTCGCCGTCTTCACCGCATCTGCCATGGACGACCGCTTCGTCGACAGCGCCGAACCGCTCGACGGTCCGTCGGTCACCCGGCTGGCCCGGGCGTCGGCCGAACTCGGTGTGAGCGTCGTGGTCGGGCTCAACGAGCCCGCCGGTGACGGCCGGATCCACAACACGTTGGTGGCCCTGCAGGACGGCGCCATCGCCGCCGTCTACCGCAAGGTCCACCTCTACGACGCGTTCGGATACAAGGAGTCCGACCGGGTGCTGGCCGCCGATCCGTCGACCCCGGAACTGCTCGAACTCGACGGGTTCCGCATCGGCATGCAGACCTGTTACGACCTGCGCTTCCCAGAGACCACGCGGTGGCTCGTCGACGCCGGCGCCGACGTCATCGCGCTTCCGGCGGAATGGGTTCCGGGTCCCTTGAAGGAGTATCACTGGAACACGCTGCTGCGGGCGCGGGCGATCGAGAACACCGTCTATGTCGTGGCCGCCGACCAGATCGCGCCGGGCGGATCGGGCAACAGCGCCATCCTCGACCCGATGGGCATTCCGCTGGCCGGCCTCGGCGAGGCCGAGGGAGTCGGAGTCGCGGTGCTGGAACGTGACCGCCTCGACACCGTCCGCACCATCAACCCGGCCCTGACGCTGCGGCGTTACCGGGTCGAGCCGGGCCGCTGA
- the dctP gene encoding TRAP transporter substrate-binding protein DctP translates to MRRAAAAALVALTASALVSCAQRDGEYVLHYTTYSSPTSDQSRTVQRWAQDVEKFTDGDVQVRFHYSQSLVGADESVQATLDGRADLAQVGSIYAASDLSMYTVIELPFETNNPEVQMRTAERLYTENQTYRDDFDRQGVSLLFPLPVGIAVVGLKENAAVPADLAGRSIRSGGLTSQALLAVGANPVAMTATDVYESMERGVVDGYTSLAIANLPTFGLASTTPYLVDPGIGTYGSSIVVINSELLARMPAETQDALAQASETAIANGLEEMDALGERACAELREAGTPLSAMPADAVQQWKERAGIARQWVDRYTERGYDAEGVLADFRRIVAEETERSTYADPFIECLEGQNR, encoded by the coding sequence GTGCGGCGGGCAGCCGCGGCGGCACTGGTGGCGCTGACCGCGTCGGCTCTGGTGTCGTGCGCCCAGCGCGACGGCGAGTACGTGCTGCACTACACCACCTACTCGTCGCCGACGTCGGATCAGTCGCGCACGGTGCAGCGGTGGGCGCAGGACGTCGAGAAGTTCACCGACGGTGACGTGCAGGTGCGGTTCCACTATTCGCAGAGCCTGGTCGGGGCCGACGAATCGGTGCAGGCCACTTTGGACGGCCGAGCCGACCTGGCCCAGGTCGGCTCGATCTACGCGGCCTCGGATCTGTCGATGTACACCGTGATCGAGCTGCCCTTCGAGACCAACAACCCCGAAGTCCAGATGCGCACGGCCGAAAGGCTTTACACCGAGAACCAGACCTACCGCGACGACTTCGACCGTCAGGGTGTGAGCCTGTTGTTCCCGCTGCCGGTGGGGATCGCCGTGGTGGGACTCAAAGAAAACGCCGCGGTGCCCGCCGACCTGGCCGGCCGCAGCATCCGGTCGGGCGGTCTGACGTCGCAGGCGTTGCTCGCCGTGGGCGCCAACCCGGTGGCGATGACGGCGACCGACGTCTACGAGTCGATGGAACGCGGCGTCGTCGACGGTTACACCTCGTTGGCGATCGCGAACCTGCCGACCTTCGGGTTGGCGAGCACGACGCCCTACCTCGTCGACCCGGGCATCGGGACGTACGGCTCGTCGATCGTGGTGATCAACTCCGAACTGTTGGCGCGGATGCCCGCAGAGACGCAGGATGCGCTGGCCCAGGCATCCGAGACCGCCATCGCCAACGGGCTCGAGGAGATGGATGCGCTGGGCGAGCGTGCCTGCGCCGAACTGCGTGAGGCGGGAACTCCGTTGTCCGCCATGCCTGCTGACGCGGTGCAGCAGTGGAAGGAGCGGGCGGGAATCGCTCGGCAGTGGGTGGACCGATACACCGAGCGCGGGTACGACGCCGAGGGTGTGCTGGCCGACTTCCGCCGGATCGTGGCCGAGGAGACCGAGCGGTCGACCTACGCCGACCCGTTCATCGAGTGCTTGGAGGGGCAGAACCGATGA
- a CDS encoding TRAP transporter small permease subunit: MSAETALPRPLTLLIRGMGLVAGVLLLLIIVLTVGDVVSRNLRDRSIVGVVDMSTMLLVATAYLGLASAEADVRHVSVELVERRLGARARLVFSVLRSAVLVGLGALMTWGLSEVLISAVERGETTNDILRLPTWPAKLVLLISFAAFFVVAIWRELHTFSAERAAQTGGPR, from the coding sequence ATGAGTGCCGAAACCGCCCTGCCTCGCCCCCTGACGCTGCTCATCCGCGGGATGGGCCTCGTCGCCGGGGTGTTGCTGTTGCTCATCATCGTGCTCACCGTCGGCGATGTGGTCAGCAGGAATCTGCGGGACCGCTCGATCGTCGGCGTCGTCGACATGTCGACGATGTTGTTGGTCGCCACCGCATACCTGGGCCTGGCGTCGGCGGAGGCTGACGTGCGGCACGTCTCGGTGGAACTGGTGGAACGCCGCTTGGGTGCGCGGGCCCGGTTGGTGTTCTCCGTGCTGCGCTCGGCCGTGCTGGTGGGGCTCGGCGCCCTGATGACGTGGGGGCTGAGCGAGGTTTTGATCAGCGCGGTCGAGCGCGGGGAGACGACCAACGACATCCTGCGGTTGCCCACCTGGCCCGCGAAACTTGTCCTGCTGATCTCCTTCGCGGCGTTCTTCGTCGTCGCGATTTGGCGTGAGCTGCACACCTTTTCTGCAGAGCGTGCCGCACAGACCGGCGGGCCACGATGA
- a CDS encoding TRAP transporter large permease: MTAATIGALVVILVLFFALLSIRLHVGLALMVSALAGVLILRGTGAAVSTVSNQPFSTAADYSLTIIPLFIVMGVFAVRAGLAKAAFDLATSAFRRLPGGPALASLAGSGMFAAVTGSSVATVATMARVSTDAIVRAGYTIRLAAGVVCAGGTLGVLIPPSIVLVLYGVVTEESIGQLLIAGIGPGVLTIAVYALTIFALVAWQRRRTPDRARTPDRADALVGAGSGAAAPDVVAEPGETIGRDITGFGYLVVIFAVSVGTIYLGIATPTEAASFGAFTALIILLLRSRPSAWLRTIEESLREAVGLTAMTFLLMVGAGVFTYVLALSGASTSLVNAVTAADLPPYVVLVACLAILLPLGMFLDGISMILIAAPLLHPILTGYGFDGIWIGVLIVKVAEMALITPPVGMNAFVYSGAVREAGLDRVFRGLVPFVLADLVVVALLIAFPAIVSFLPSMSGAQ, translated from the coding sequence ATGACCGCCGCCACCATCGGCGCACTGGTCGTCATCCTGGTCCTGTTCTTCGCGCTGTTGTCGATCCGCTTGCACGTCGGTCTCGCACTGATGGTGTCGGCACTGGCCGGCGTGCTGATCCTGCGTGGCACCGGCGCCGCCGTCAGCACCGTGTCCAACCAACCGTTTTCCACCGCGGCCGACTACTCGCTGACGATCATCCCGCTGTTCATCGTGATGGGCGTCTTCGCCGTCCGGGCCGGACTCGCCAAGGCGGCCTTCGACCTGGCCACCTCGGCGTTCCGGCGGCTGCCGGGCGGTCCCGCGCTGGCTTCACTGGCCGGGTCCGGGATGTTCGCCGCCGTCACCGGGTCCAGCGTCGCGACGGTGGCGACCATGGCCCGGGTGTCGACCGACGCCATCGTGCGCGCGGGCTACACCATCCGGCTCGCCGCGGGTGTGGTGTGCGCCGGTGGGACGCTCGGCGTGCTCATTCCGCCGTCGATCGTCCTGGTGCTCTACGGGGTGGTCACCGAGGAGAGCATCGGGCAGCTGCTGATCGCCGGGATCGGGCCCGGAGTCCTGACCATCGCGGTGTACGCGCTGACGATCTTCGCGCTGGTGGCCTGGCAGCGCCGCCGCACCCCGGACCGGGCTCGCACCCCGGACCGGGCCGACGCGCTGGTCGGCGCGGGATCCGGCGCGGCGGCACCCGACGTCGTCGCCGAGCCGGGGGAGACCATCGGCCGCGACATCACCGGCTTCGGCTACCTCGTCGTCATCTTCGCGGTGTCGGTCGGCACGATCTACCTGGGCATCGCCACCCCCACCGAAGCGGCGTCGTTCGGCGCGTTCACCGCGCTGATCATCCTGCTGCTGCGTAGCCGCCCCTCGGCGTGGCTGCGCACCATCGAGGAATCGCTCCGTGAAGCGGTCGGGCTGACCGCGATGACGTTCCTGCTGATGGTCGGCGCCGGGGTGTTCACCTACGTGCTGGCCCTCAGCGGCGCCAGTACCTCGCTGGTGAATGCGGTGACTGCGGCTGATTTGCCGCCCTATGTGGTGCTGGTGGCCTGCCTGGCGATCCTGCTGCCGCTCGGCATGTTTCTCGACGGCATCTCGATGATCCTGATTGCCGCGCCGCTGCTGCACCCGATTCTCACGGGTTACGGCTTCGACGGGATTTGGATCGGTGTGCTGATCGTCAAGGTCGCCGAGATGGCGCTGATCACGCCCCCGGTCGGCATGAACGCGTTCGTCTATTCGGGAGCGGTGCGCGAAGCAGGTCTGGACCGGGTCTTCCGCGGACTGGTGCCGTTCGTGCTGGCCGACCTGGTCGTCGTCGCGCTGCTCATCGCATTTCCCGCAATCGTCAGCTTCCTGCCGTCGATGTCAGGTGCGCAGTAA
- a CDS encoding acyl-CoA dehydrogenase, whose product MASWAGDPSFDLFQLPEEHQELRTAIRALCEKEIAPHAADVDENSRFPQEALDALVANGFNAVHVPEEFGGQGADSVAACIVIEEVARVDASASLIPAVNKLGTMGLILRGSDELKKKVLPAIASGEAMASYALSEREAGSDAGSMRTRAKADGDDWILNGAKCWITNGGKSSWYTVMAVNDPDKGANGISAFMVHEDDEGFTVGPKEKKLGIKGSPTTELYFENCRIPGDRIIGEPGTGFKTALATLDHTRPTIGAQAVGIAQGALDAAIEYTKDRKQFGRPVADNQGVQFMLADMAMKVEAARLMVYNAAARAERGEGNLGFISAASKCLASDVAMEVTTDAVQLFGGAGYTVDFPVERMMRDAKITQIYEGTNQIQRVVMSRALLK is encoded by the coding sequence ATGGCTAGTTGGGCCGGAGATCCGTCGTTCGACCTGTTCCAGTTGCCGGAGGAACACCAGGAGCTGCGCACCGCGATCCGTGCGCTGTGTGAGAAGGAGATCGCTCCGCACGCCGCCGACGTCGACGAGAATTCGCGCTTTCCGCAGGAAGCGCTCGACGCGCTCGTCGCCAACGGCTTCAACGCCGTGCACGTGCCCGAGGAGTTCGGCGGTCAGGGCGCCGACTCGGTGGCCGCCTGCATCGTCATCGAGGAAGTCGCCCGCGTCGACGCCTCGGCCTCGCTGATCCCCGCGGTGAACAAGCTCGGCACCATGGGCCTGATCCTGCGTGGCTCCGATGAGCTGAAGAAGAAGGTGCTGCCGGCCATCGCCTCCGGCGAGGCCATGGCGTCCTACGCGTTGTCCGAGCGCGAAGCCGGCTCCGACGCCGGCTCCATGCGCACCCGCGCCAAGGCCGACGGCGACGACTGGATCCTCAACGGCGCCAAGTGCTGGATCACCAACGGCGGCAAATCGTCGTGGTACACCGTGATGGCGGTCAACGATCCCGACAAGGGCGCCAACGGCATCTCGGCGTTCATGGTCCACGAGGACGACGAAGGGTTCACCGTCGGCCCCAAGGAGAAGAAGCTCGGCATCAAGGGTTCGCCGACCACCGAGCTGTACTTCGAGAACTGCCGCATCCCGGGCGACCGCATCATCGGCGAGCCGGGCACTGGCTTCAAGACCGCGTTGGCAACCCTCGACCACACCCGTCCCACGATCGGCGCGCAGGCCGTCGGCATCGCCCAGGGTGCACTCGACGCGGCGATCGAATACACCAAGGACCGCAAGCAGTTCGGTCGCCCGGTCGCCGACAACCAGGGTGTGCAGTTCATGCTCGCCGACATGGCGATGAAGGTCGAGGCCGCCCGGCTGATGGTCTACAACGCCGCCGCCCGCGCCGAGCGCGGCGAAGGCAACCTCGGCTTCATCTCCGCGGCGTCGAAGTGCCTGGCCTCCGATGTTGCAATGGAGGTCACCACCGACGCGGTGCAGCTGTTCGGTGGCGCCGGCTACACGGTCGACTTCCCCGTCGAGCGGATGATGCGCGACGCGAAGATCACCCAGATCTACGAGGGCACCAACCAGATTCAGCGCGTGGTGATGAGCCGCGCCCTGCTGAAGTAA